The stretch of DNA CCTCCTTGGCCCCGCGGGCCTCAATCTGTGGCGGCTCCGGTTGCCGTCAGTAGGAGGACGAACCCTGTTCACCCTTGACGATGGCGATGCCGGAGCTGGCACCAATACGTGTTGCACCTGCAGCAATCATAGCCTGCGCATCCTCGAGGGACCGCACGCCGCCGGAGGCCTTGACGCCAACACCGGGCCCGACCGTGCGGCGCATCAGGGCCACATCCTCCGCCGTGGCACCGCCGCCATTGAAGCCGGTTGAGGTCTTCACGAAATCGGCGCCCGCCTCCACGGCTGCTTCACAGGCCAGGACCTTTTGGCTGTCATTGAGCAGCGCCGTTTCGATAATGACTTTCAGGATGGCCCCGCTGGCGTGCACGGCCTCCGCCACCGACGTGATGTCCTCGAGGAGCGCACCCTTCTCCCCGGCGCGGGCGGCCGCAATGTTAATCACCATGTCCACCTCATCCGCACCGTCCAGCACCGCGCCGCGGGCCTCGAACGCCTTGACGTCGGTGGGCGTGGCGCCAAGCGGAAAACCCACCACGGAGCACGTGAGGACGCCGGAACCCCTGAGGGCTTTCTTCACGGTCTTGACCCAGATGGGGT from Pseudarthrobacter siccitolerans encodes:
- the deoC gene encoding deoxyribose-phosphate aldolase, with protein sequence MSNEATPSVQTAAAGAPGPGSIASFIDHTLLKPEAGEADVLKVCAEAAEYRFKSVCVNPIWVKTVKKALRGSGVLTCSVVGFPLGATPTDVKAFEARGAVLDGADEVDMVINIAAARAGEKGALLEDITSVAEAVHASGAILKVIIETALLNDSQKVLACEAAVEAGADFVKTSTGFNGGGATAEDVALMRRTVGPGVGVKASGGVRSLEDAQAMIAAGATRIGASSGIAIVKGEQGSSSY